One Trichoderma asperellum chromosome 5, complete sequence genomic region harbors:
- a CDS encoding uncharacterized protein (CAZy:GH18) has translation MKPLPEFCGKGCQSNCNQKPSPPGGSTKGKALSKVIGYYEAWNARSACHKTSPRDLPLDSLTHLNYAFAFLDPTSFQITTMDAATPISLFDDISDLKTTNPDLKIFVSIGGWTFSDNNTYTQPIFGNIARSSSNRQLFANELVAFLTYYGFDGVDLDWEYPGAPDRGGKKEDTKNYVELVKTLRATFDKTGHSLGITFTAPSSYWYLKWFDLPGMLRYCDWVNLMSYDLHGTWDSTNPIGAIVQGHTNLTEIKLAAELFWRVKIPAHKIALGFGFYGRAFTLANPSCTTPGCPFSGGAKPGVCTKTSGYLAYYEVQDILKKNPNIKIIHDKEAAVKFFTFNTNQWISFDDRDTFKQKIEWANDAGFGGSLIWASDLDDFEFTAHAALMGKDKLTINSPQSKTLFQNSLLTKDDLNSYLRKDCYVQEDSLTACKSGDDQSKKDYKPICCPKGSGMTKCQWRGGTGGTNAGRDCNGQCHAGEVKITMSDYGGSPGESSEKAHCTRGKKAFCCEMGIFNDAIGQCNWSNGVGSSCKSDQQKIAYMWDKTGWGTVFKHGNEFCCPKDDPPPLLDCRWVGKGDCADNTCSGSEVTLLTDGRGDSKHGCSWGRKRALCCTPNTQTLQTAVCDYDLCNLIENRAACDDEAGYDDEEGYTTLLKRSSYVTGDGQMLWNYKDGGMVEENEYHLETRGARALPGQPRPKGLSLFKLTGETIYKGLTLGLKSRPYWPGLKSLTGDGKDTLFIRGGYRLLKDACGSTAMRFIPAAELPKTGFQLEHIREVSMIDNFVRSLLSGQLYSGGPMKIKLDPLAVYKGWNKAYDVSLPIIGQAVHDAGDDYTLPVTPNDRIFETIGSYAYREGTSFLPGTLNLLKRTLMARNSPLGTIREFEKLLSKVANNGGEEEMEKVLIAMQGTVGVFNYLNDAVLHRAFTAAGKTLATEMKYADEFIPELKGILAAWKEWEPDYYDHVVSLATNWLLTRGGLINQKFAGSVENNPAALKLVTSAAQIVSQVGRIKSPLR, from the exons ATGAAACCTTTACCAGAGTTCTGTGGGAAAGGCTGCCAGTCAAACTGCAATCAGAAGCCTTCGCCTCCGGGAGGGTCAACGAAAGGAAAGGCATTATCAAAAG TTATTGGATACTACGAGGCTTGGAATGCTCGGTCTGCCTGCCACAAGACATCACCACGCGACCTACCAC TCGACTCTCTGACGCATCTCAATTACGCTTTTGCTTTCCTAGACCCGACATCTTTCCAGATAACAACTATGGACGCCGCGACTcctatttctctttttgatgACATCTCGGATCTCAAGACCACCAACCCAGACTTGAAGATATTTGTCAGTATCGGTGGTTGGACATTTTCGGATAATAACACCTATACGCAGCCAATCTTTGGAAACATAGCCCGCAGTTCATCCAACCGCCAGCTCTTTGCCAACGAGCTTGTCGCTTTTCTGACCTACTACGGTTTTGATGGAGTTGATTTAGACTG GGAATATCCTGGGGCTCCTGATCGAGGtggcaagaaggaggataCGAAGAACTATGTCGAGCTCGTCAAGACACTCCGAGCCACTTTTGACAAGACTGGGCATAGCTTGGGCATTACCTTCACGGCGCCGTCTTCTTACTGGTATCTAAAATGGTTCGATCTGCCGGGAATGTTAAGGTATTGCGACTGGGTCAATTTG ATGTCCTACGATCTCCACGGAACATGGGACAGCACAAATCCGAT TGGCGCCATTGTCCAAGGCCATACCAACTTGACAGAGATCAAGTTGGCTGCAGAGTTGTTCTGGCGTGTGAAGATTCCAGCTCATAAAATTGCCTTGGGGTTCGGCTTCTACGGTCGGGCTTTCACACTTGCTAATCCCAGTTGTACAACACCAGGGTGCCCTTTCTCAGGAGGCGCAAAACCAGGTGTGTGCACTAAGACAAGCGGAT ACCTTGCGTATTATGAGGTGCAAGacatcttgaagaagaacCCCAACATCAAAATCATCCATGACAAAGAAGCAGCCGTCAAATTCTTCACTTTTAACACCAATCAGTGGATTTCATTTGATGATAGGGATACTTTTAAACAAAAGATCGAATGGGCAAACGATGCTGGCTTCGGGGGCTCCTTAATCTGGGCGTCCGATCTCG ACGACTTTGAATTTACAGCGCATGCGGCTCTCATGGGCAAAGACAAATTGACCATTAACTCACCACAAAGCAAGACGTTGTTCCAAAACAGCCTATTGACGAAAGATGATCTGAACTCGTATCTCCGTAAAGACTGTTATGTCCAAGAGGACTCTCTCACTGCTTGTAAGTCAGGTGATGATCAG TCAAAAAAAGATTACAAGCCAATCTGCTGCCCTAAGGGTAGCGGAATGACCAAATGCCAATGGAGAGGTGGCACCGGCGGCACCAATGCTGGACGTGACTGCAATGGACAATGCCACGCGGGAGAGGTCAAAATCACAATGTCTGACTATGGTGGTTCACCAGGAGAATCCTCTGAGAAGGCTCACTGCACCAGAGGCAAAAAGGCATTTTGTTGTGAAATGGGTATATTCAATGACGCCATTGGCCAGTGCAATTGGTCTAATGGAGT AGGAAGCTCGTGCAAGAGTGACCAGCAAAAGATCGCATATATGTGGGACAAGACAGGCTGGGGCACAGTTTTCAAGCACGGCAATGAGTTCTGTTGTCCCAAGGATGATCCACCACCACTGTTGGACTGCCGCTGGGTTGGTAAGGGTGATTGTGCGGACAACACGTGTAGCGGATCAGAGGTCACTCTCTTGACAGATGGCCGGGGAGACTCGAAACACGGCTGCTCCT GGGGGCGAAAGCGAGCTCTCTGTTGCACGCCAAACACACAAACGCTGCAAACCGCCGTCTGCGATTATGACTTGTGCAATTTGATCGAGAACCGGGCTGCATGTGACGACGAAGCTGgctatgatgatgaagagggctATACAACCTTGCTTAAACGTTCTTCATACGTCACTGGCGACGGTCAGATGCTCTGGAACTATAAGGATGGAGGCATGGTAGAAGAGAACGAGTATCATCTCGAGACCCGAGGTGCCAGGGCCTTGCCAGGGCAGCCACGACCCAAGGGCCTTTCGCTGTTTAAGCTGACAGGAGAAACTATTTACAAAGGCTTGACCTTGGGTCTGAAAAGCCGTCCCTACTGGCCCGGATTGAAGAGCCTTACAGGCGATGGGAAGGACACTCTCTTTATCCGCGGCGGCTACAGGCTGCTGAAAGACGCTTGCGGCTCGACAGCAATGAGGTTCATTCCAGCCGCAGAATTACCAAAGACGGGATTCCAGCTGGAGCACATTCGTGAAGTCAGCATGATTGACAACTTTGTAAGAAGCTTGCTGTCCGGTCAGCTCTACTCTGGTGGCCCCATGAAGATCAAGCTCGATCCTTTGGCGGTGTACAAAGGCTGGAACAAAGCATACGATGTTAGTCTTCCGATAATTGGCCAGGCCGTCCATGACGCGGGCGACGACTACACCCTGCCGGTCACACCCAACGACCGCATCTTCGAAACCATTGGGTCGTATGCCTATCGCGAGGGCACGAGTTTCCTGCCTGGGACGCTCAACCTCCTCAAACGAACATTAATGGCGCGCAACTCCCCGCTTGGCACTATAAGAGAGTTCGAGAAGCTACTGAGTAAGGTGGCAAACAatggaggcgaagaagaaatggaaaaagtGCTCATAGCAATGCAGGGAACTGTTGGGGTTTTCAACTACCTTAATGACGCTGTCCTGCACCGGGCTTTCACAGCGGCTGGCAAGACCCTGGCCACCGAGATGAAGTATGCAGACGAGTTCATCCCGGAGCTCAAGGGCATCTTGGCGGCCTGGAAGGAGTGGGAGCCTGACTACTATGATCATGTGGTATCCCTAGCGACAAACTGGCTCCTCACCCGAGGAGGATTGATTAACCAAAAGTTTGCCGGCAGCGTAGAAAACAACCCGGCTGCATTGAAGCTTGTCACTTCCGCGGCACAGATAGTCTCGCAGGTGGGCCGGATCAAGTCTCCATTACGATAG
- a CDS encoding uncharacterized protein (EggNog:ENOG41~SECRETED:SignalP(1-19)): protein MIISILFTTIFAAILTVQGQQFDGYIYPHDLLGLSHGCFEVVNRTVSSCPAWLPRYAGLEGASVEILPSEQLTMLCESSCQNDLRSLRTSILKACTASSDVMVPNKFAYPATFLVDRFLYAASLSCLKDKASGKYCDLVVSDWINQPNYTSSQTCSQCELGVQQIQLASPFGFSDTLAEAFADITKSCSAANYGFATPTSYALNATTFPSPPACTGSSYTIKQDDSCVTISAANGMSTYQLITKNNLNLGCDNLPAVGQSLCLPTGSTCRTYQLGLYDTCETLMMSWNATLAQVLAWNPMINSACSNLASWRGWYLCSSSPSGTVNVGSGNAVTTPAPVPSNAQGQSNTRCGQWYYVEAGDFCSSILLKFSLTLSDFYFLNPQVDSRCSNLWANTSYCVKPVGNIETYSGYTITTAATTFTRPETATDFVPSPVRTATLQPKASGTISDCYEYENAFDATSKLKNLSAANSCCSWAQYANVTVEQLLEWNPSLSGSNCVLQAGKSYCLQKWQTPPTVALPYDYCAPVNRTRIPASSVQPSGCSCYTNFRIQDKRNFNCSMVPDLFGITVAELTRLNPWIGSNCDTGIWSKMTSDGYEQVCVLRSGAQPTGS from the exons ATGATCATATCCATTCTTTTCACAACCATTTTTGCCGCGATTTTGACCGTCCAAGGCCAACAATTCGATGGCTACATATACCCTCATGACTTACTTGGGCTAAGCCATGGCTGCTTTGAGGTTGTGAACAGAACTGTGTCGTCTTGTCCTGCATGGCTACCGAGATATGCCGGTTTAGA GGGAGCAAGTGTTGAGATTCTTCCCAGCGAGCAGCTTACTATGTTGTGCGAGAGCTCCTGCCAGAATGACTTGCGAAGTCTAAGAACTTCTATCCTAAAAGCATGCACGGCATCTTCCGATGTGATGGTTCCGAACAAATTCGCCTATCCAG CAACTTTCCTGGTTGACCGTTTTCTCTACGCGGCGAGTCTATCGTGTCTGAAAGATAA gGCTTCTGGAAAGTATTGCGACCTGGTTGTGTCTGATTGGATCAACCAGCCGAACTACACGAGCTCTCAGACGTGTTCTCAGTGCGAGCTGGGCGTACAGCAGATACAGCTGGCATCGCCGTTTGGGTTCAGCGACACGCTCGCTGAGGCTTTTGCAGATATAACGAAGAGCTGCAGTGCGGCAAATTATGGATTTGCTACGCCAACATCTTATGCACTTAATGCTACCACGTTCCCCTCTCCACCTGCCTGTACAGGATCATCATATACAATCAAACAGGATGACTCGTGCGTCACCATCTCGGCAGCCAATGGTATGTCGACATACCAGCTGATCACCAAGAATAACCTCAACCTCGGATGCGACAATCTCCCTGCTGTGGGCCAATCGCTCTGTCTGCCCACCGGAAGTACATGCCGTACTTATCAGCTGGGTCTCTATGACACCTGCGAAACTCTGATGATGAGTTGGAATGCCACCCTTGCTCAAGTCCTGGCATGGAACCCAATGATCAACTCGGCCTGTTCTAACCTGGCATCGTGGAGAGGCTGGTACCTTTGTTCGAG CTCTCCATCGGGGACAGTCAATGTCGGTTCGGGCAACGCCGTGACGACCCCAGCCCCGGTGCCGTCGAATGCACAGGGCCAATCAAATACTAGGTGCGGACAGTGGTACTAC GTCGAGGCCGGTGACTTTTGCTCTTCAATATTGCTAAAGTTCAGCCTAACCCTGTCGGACTTTTACTTCCTCAACCCCCAAGTGGATTCACGCTGCAGCAATCTGTGGGCCAACACGTCTTACTGCGTCAAGCCTGTAGGAAACATTGAGACCTACTCTGGATACACGATTACTACGGCGGCAACCACATTCACGCGTCCAGAAACCGCAACTGACTTCGTGCCCAGCCCAGTCCGGACAGCTACCTTGCAGCCCAAGGCCTCCGGCACTATCAGTGACTGCTACGAGTATGAGAACGCGTTTGACGCCACTTCCAAGCTAAAGAATCTGTCCGCGGCAAATTCGTGCTGTAGTTGGGCACAATATGCCAACGTCACTGTTGAGCAACTGTTGGAGTGGAATCCCAGCCTCTCGGGAAGTAATTGCGTGCTCCAAGCAGGGAAAAGCTACTGCTTACAGAAATGGCAGACTCCGC CAACTGTGGCGCTGCCATACGACTATTGCGCACCTGTGAACCGCACGCGCATACCAGCCTCGTCAGTTCAGCCATCGGGCTGTAGCTGCTACACAAACTTCCGCATCCAGGACAAAC GCAACTTCAACTGCTCCATGGTTCCCGATCTGTTCGGCATAACGGTTGCGGAACTAACCAGACTGAATCCCTGGATTGGATCCAACTGCGATACTGGTATTTGGAGCAAGATGACCTCAGATGGTTACGAGCAAGTTTGCGTCTTGAGATCCGGCGCGCAGCCTACCGGCTCGTAA
- a CDS encoding uncharacterized protein (EggNog:ENOG41), whose protein sequence is MLQRIAPRGRALRQISSPARSGPKSLFTSLTTIGATTRSARHSAIGRVGADSICRPRAMMSSISAEPSQVSETGTYLDHISSPDVDFDHIKSTMTCTKFHDSIWGFVIYRCSQGNQAAWDRLLQALRSEVQDSLRYYIRPDLLEFHDLHVIDDKSLYGATSHQVRDHFQAWVPKNLEDRVRPGATNLDDDVDWHYATSTPRYKYCLFADDLCLESVDHPGSHRPAVKLLCKDWESPYLPEERNYSVPAPFHDGATEYDEEDVGWMYMPLDYYIDKYDLLGKHDWDDQYVRPPYIDGFENEESFIGHWRQKSLSEEVKATSEPSL, encoded by the exons ATGTTGCAACGAATTGCACCGAGAGGCAGAGCCTTGCGGCAGATCTCTAGTCCTGCCCGGAGCGGTCCAAAGTCGCTATTCACGTCCTTGACCACAATCGGTGCGACGACACGCTCGGCGCGCCATTCAGCAATAGGGCGGGTTGGAGCTGACTCAATTTGTCGTCCTCGCGCCATGATGAGCAGTATATCGGCAGAACCGTCTCAGGTCTCCGAGACTGGGACCTATCTCGATCACATTTCGAGCCCGGATGTCGACTTTGACCATATCAAATCAACCATGACGTGCACGAAGTTTCACGATTCGATCTGGGGTTTCGTG ATATATCGGTGCTCTCAAGGTAACCAGGCAGCTTGGGATCGCCTGCTGCAGGCCTTGCGCAGCGAGGTCCAAGACAGTCTCAGATACTACATCCGCCCAGATTTGTTGGAATTCCATGATCTTCACGTCATCGACGACAAGTCACTCTA CGGGGCCACGTCCCACCAAGTCCGAGATCATTTCCAAGCCTGGGTCCCAAAGAACCTCGAGGACCGTGTCCGGCCGGGTGCCACTAACTTGGACGACGACGTGGACTGGCATTACGCGACATCTACGCCCAGATACAAATATTGTCTCTTTGCGGATGATCTCTGTCTCGAGTCCGTGGACCACCCCGGTAGTCACAGGCCAGCCGTAAAGCTTCTGTGCAAGGACTGGGAGTCCCCATATCTCCCAGAGGAGAGGAACTACTCAGTTCCGGCCCCATTCCATGATGGTGCCACCGAGTacgacgaggaagatgtGGGCTGGATGTACATGCCGCTGGACTACTACATAGACAAGTATGACTTGCTTGGAAAACATGACTGGGATGACCAGTATGTGAGACCTCCATACATTGATGGGTTTGAGAACGAGGAGAGTTTTATAGGGCATTGGAGACAGAAATCGTTAAGCGAGGAGGTCAAAGCCACGAGTGAACCTTCTCTCTAG
- a CDS encoding uncharacterized protein (EggNog:ENOG41~CAZy:GH55~SECRETED:SignalP(1-20)), giving the protein MVRATQLLAWLAGVASTVNAAAIEIAPEALTTRDITASLDASLTFGQCHPVVRNEDFWIETIKHTGISPFLNDSSYTVYRNVKDFGAKGDGKTDDTAAIQAAIDAGGRCLWGCGPGDPPAKTLKPALIYFPSGTYKISRTLNSYIFTQLVGNPLDRPILKADKNFSGLYLLDTFPSPTTSPFPTTINLYYQVRNFVFDTTSVDVKSTVACVNWPSAQAVTLSFNHMKMAENSLHQGVVFNGTTGGGGGSATFMGDLEFTGGNIGIRLNNQQYAMRALTFNNVKTGIQIDHIFTLSLQGVKFNNVNVGVNFTAPPNNSVGSVILIDSEATSTGNVVVSQHTENADGSLIIENLKLNRVGHAVADTHGNPLLAGSTRPTTIGSFIQGTVYKDQTTGKYLESSGSLSRPQALVDSSGAYWTKSRPQYERYSSGCFSSVRNFGATGDGKTDATKAINAALKANANRRITYFPAGNYRVSGTIHVPVGSRIVGEVWSTISAYGSAFEDEKNPQVVFQMGTTGSRGIIEVSDIAFDVADVLPGAILVENNAAGLRPGDVGLWDSHFRAGGTIGSAVETKCRSYPQSPIDQCKAAFLFMHLKSNSQTYLESVWGWSVNRDLDGLSGATNGTSQSVAVGRGLLVESKLGTWLVGTAFEHNVLYQYQFAGAQNVQALMAQTETVYWQPAPAAPSPWTPDSRYSDPDYSNCDGSSIQCFMGWSLRVVGGSDMTFYGLGFWQFFNGLNGVAGPYAQDNIVSIEGQPKRLKIFNLGTHLVKNMVTVNGEAAALSADNKGGWGGLIAAYLPFA; this is encoded by the exons ATGGTTCGAGCAACGCAACTGTTGGCGTGGCTCGCTGGAGTGGCATCTACAGTGAACGCTGCTGCGATTGAAATCGCTCCAGAGGC ACTCACTACCCGTGATATTACTGCGTCTCTAGATGCCAGTCTCACTTTTGGTCAATGCCACCCTGTGGTCCGCAACGAAGATTTTTGGATTGAGACAATCAAGCATACCGGCATCTCTCCATTTCTCAATGATTCCTCATACACAGTTTACCGTAATGTCAAAGATTTTGGTGCAAAGGGTGATGGTAAAACAGACGATACTGCGGCCATTCAAGCGGCGATTGATG CTGGCGGACGTTGCTTATGGGGATGTGGTCCGGGAGATCCTCCGGCGAAAACGCTGAAGCCCGCACTCATCTATTTCCCCTCTGGAACTTACAAAATTTCACGAACTCTTAACAGCTACATCTTCACACAACTTGTCGGCAATCCACTGGACAGGCCAATTCTCAAAGCTGATAAGAACTTTTCCGGTTTATACCTCCTAGACACTTTCCCTTCTCCGACCACTTCACCATTCCCCACTACCATCAACCTTTACTACCAAGTACGAAACTTCGTATTTGATACAACCAGTGTAGATGTCAAATCAACTGTTGCTTGTGTCAACTGGCCTTCTGCCCAGGCCGTGACTCTGAGCTTCAACCACATGAAAATGGCTGAAAACAGCTTACATCAGGGTGTTGTTTTCAACGGAACTACTGGCGGAGGCGGTGGTTCTGCTACTTTTATGGGCGATCTAGAGTTCACTGGGGGTAATATTGGT ATACGATTGAATAACCAGCAGTACGCCATGCGTGCACTGACTTTCAACAATGTCAAAACCGGAATACAAATTGACCACATTTTCACTCTATCCCTGCAGGGCGTCAAGTTCAACAATGTTAACGTTGGCGTAAATTTTACCGCTCCTCCAAACAACTCTGTCGGATCGGTCATCCTGATTGATTCAGAAGCCACCTCTACAGGCAATGTTGTTGTATCGCAGCATACCGAGAACGCAGATGGCTCTCTCATCATTGAGAACCTTAAACTCAATCGTGTCGGCCATGCTGTCGCTGATACGCACGGTAATCCTCTCCTTGCGGGATCAACTCGCCCTACTACAATCGGCTCCTTCATCCAAGGCACCGTTTACAAGGATCAGACCACTGGCAAATACCTCGAGAGCAGCGGCTCACTTTCGCGCCCCCAAGCTCTTGTAGATTCCAGTGGCGCTTACTGGACCAAGTCGCGACCTCAGTACGAAAGATAcagctctggctgctttTCCAGTGTCCGAAACTTCGGTGCTACCGGAGATGGAAAGACGGATGCCACCAAAGCTATCAACGCTGCGCTCAAGGCTAATGCCAACCGAAGGATCACATATTTCCCTGCTGGAAACTACCGCGTCAGCGGCACCATCCATGTCCCGGTTGGATCTAGAATTGTCGGTGAGGTTTGGTCTACCATTAGTG CATACGGAAGCGCGTTTGAGGATGAGAAGAATCCTCAGGTTGTCTTCCAGATGGGCACCACTGGGTCCCGTGGAATTATAGAGGTGAGCGATATCGCATTTGACGTAGCAGATGTCCTTCCCGGTGCCATTCTTGTCGAGAACAACGCAGCTGGATTAAGACCAGGTGATGTTGGCCTTTGGGACTCACATTTCCGCGCTGGTGGCACAATCGGCTCTGCCGTTGAAACCAAGTGCCGCTCTTATCCTCAGTCCCCGATCGATCAGTGCAAAGCCGCATTCTTGTTTATGCATCTCAAGTCCAACAGCCAGACCTACTTGGAGAGCGTTTGGGGCTGGTCTGTCAACCGTGATCTCGATGGTCTAAGCGGTGCTACCAACGGAACTAGCCAATCTGTTGCCGTGGGCCGAGGTCTTCTTGTAGAATCCAAGCTCGGGACATGGCTTGTTGGTACAGCGTTTGAGCACAACGTTCTTTACCAGTATCAGTTTGCTGGCGCACAAAATGTCCAAGCATTGATGGCGCAAACGGAGACTGTATACTGGCAGCCTGCACCTGCGGCTCCCTCGCCTTGGAC ACCTGACTCCCGATACTCTGACCCTGATTACTCCAACTGCGATGGAAGCTCAATCCAATGCTTCATGGGTTGGTCTCTCCGTGTCGTAGGCGGCAGTGACATGACCTTTTATGGTTTGGGCTTCTGGCAA TTCTTCAACGGCCTTAATGGTGTTGCAGGCCCGTACGCTCAAGACAACATTGTCTCCATCGAGGGCCAACCGAAGCGATTAAAGATTTTCAACCTTGGTACGCACTTGGTGAAGAATATGGTGACCGTGAATggcgaagctgctgcgctgagCGCCGATAATAAGGGTGGATGGGGTGGTCTTATTGCCGCCTATCTGCCGTTTGCTTGA
- a CDS encoding uncharacterized protein (EggNog:ENOG41~TransMembrane:4 (o12-35i47-69o75-93i121-141o)) produces the protein MFGSLEHATLRYIAFANHLMVLISSIIVTGLASWFLSKYDYRGVDIVYQEVIAVITLGFWLIGSVLPLIGRYRGYLAPLNLVFSYLWLTSFIFSSQDWSSGKCGFGKPGEGHCSRKHAIDAFNFLAFFFLLANTIVEGILLRAEYNHSAAAPVNKELSAGANNA, from the exons ATGTTCGGTTCTCTGGAGCACGCCACCCTGCGATACATCGCCTTTGCCAACCACTTGATGGTTCTCATCTCTTCAATCATCGTCACTGGTCTTGCCTCTTGGTTCCTTTCCAAGTATGACTACCGCGGTGTCGACATTGTCTACCAGGAGGTCATT GCTGTCATCACTTTGGGTTTCTGGCTCATTGGCTCAGTCCTTCCTTTGATTGGCCGATACCGTGGATACCTGGCTCCTCTTAACCTGGTCTTCTCCTACCTCTGGCTCActtccttcatcttctcttctcaagACTGGAGCAGCGGCAAGTGTGGCTTCGGCAAGCCTGGTGAGGGACACTGCTCTCGCAAGCACGCCATTGACGCCTTCAACTTCCTTGCATT cttcttccttctgGCCAACACCATTGTTGAGGGCATCCTCCTCCGTGCTGAGTATAACCACtccgctgctgctcccgTGAACAAGGAGCTTTCAGCTGGCGCCAATAATGCTTAA
- a CDS encoding uncharacterized protein (EggNog:ENOG41), producing MASLPNSKPDRVLVKTTLPIRPTPLNSSRQPVTTSRLIIRSIVPEDIKSLHVLRTQPEVMANNPQGRIDKDMEETQRRLDLFLPPKDEGTFNFAICLKETGEMIGTGGCYRFTSMFGWPIIGYMIRKEFWNQGIVTEFLQAWLDMWRNLPREDAEIEVDVRTLLDRDGPVLEQIVTWAVSDNIGSQRVLEKSGFENFLTWTEPDLRNPETNVELKAFRYFLTK from the coding sequence ATGGCATCCTTACCAAATTCCAAGCCAGACCGAGTTTTGGTGAAGACGACCTTGCCCATCCGTCCAACACCACTAAACTCTAGCCGTCAGCCAGTCACGACCAGTCGCTTAATTATTCGGTCTATTGTTCCCGAGGACATTAAGAGTTTGCACGTGTTGCGCACGCAGCCGGAAGTAATGGCAAATAACCCTCAGGGGAGAATCGACAAAGATATGGAGGAGACGCAGCGAAGGCTTGACCTATTCCTTCCACCAAAGGATGAAGGAACGTTTAATTTTGCTATCTGTCTCAAGGAAACGGGAGAGATGATTGGTACCGGCGGCTGCTACAGATTTACTTCCATGTTTGGCTGGCCAATAATTGGCTACATGATTCGTAAAGAATTCTGGAATCAGGGTATTGTAACTGAGTTTCTCCAGGCATGGTTGGACATGTGGCGCAATCTACCGCGAGAAGATGCGGAGATTGAGGTTGATGTGCGCACACTCCTTGATAGAGATGGACCGGTTCTGGAGCAGATTGTGACGTGGGCAGTCTCGGACAACATTGGTAGTCAGAGAGTTCTTGAGAAGTCTGGGTTCGAGAACTTCCTGACGTGGACAGAACCCGATCTTAGAAACCCGGAGACTAATGTGGAACTGAAAGCGTTCAGGTACTTTCTAACCAAGTAA
- a CDS encoding uncharacterized protein (EggNog:ENOG41), translating into MAAKSFKVVIVGGGPVGLIAAHALCKAGMEFTVLERSRQIALDVGASLVLAPSSLRVFHQLGLLNQLQDLYAEVNHKKCFTPDGHQFKDNPDIFGESKKNHGGVPSAFHRAELVQSLYDQLPEKLKHNVLTNKKLTDIQSDENGVKVFCEDGSVYEGDLVLGADGVNSKTRQIMRKLALQANPNAEWDPELPYTSTYRCMWASFPRPTASGEGYETQSKDKSIMYLSGKERAWIFLYEKLPEPTKERSFYTDEDVQAMAGRFADFHLDETMTVKDVFAERMTSGMSDLQEGICNNWGWGRIALAGDSIHKACPNAGLGYQNGIQDVVSLVNHLRELVASSGPSKRPDVSSLGNMYKSYKNERWAPLSRDAAVSASVTRIHAWANIWYYLVARFLLVPNFMDNIHANWLVGPAASAALAFNFLDAEEPFSGRVAWAHPLKNVF; encoded by the exons ATGGCGGCAAAATCATTCAAAGTCGTCATAGTCGGCGGTG GCCCTGTAGGGTTAATAGCCGCACACGCTTTGTGTAAGGCGGGTATGGAGTTTACTGTCCTCGAAAGAAGCCGTCAAATCGCACTTGACGTGGGCGCCAGCCTAGTTCTAGCACCAAGTAGTTTGCGGGTTTTCCATCAGCTTGGTTTGCTCAATCAGCTGCAAGATTTGTATGCCGAAGTAAACCATAAGAAATGCTTCACTCCAGATGGCCACCAGTTCAAGGATAACCCGGATATTTTTGGTgagtcgaagaagaa CCACGGTGGTGTACCTTCTGCCTTTCACCGTGCAGAGCTTGTCCAGTCTCTCTACGACCAGCTACCTGAAAAGCTCAAGCACAATGTTTTAACCAACAAGAAACTTACGGACATCCAATCAGATGAAAATGGGGTCAAAGTCTTCTGTGAGGATGGAAGCGTTTATGAAGGCGATCTGGTGCTTGGCGCAGACGGCGTCAATAGCAAGACTCGGCAAATCATGAGGAAACTGGCGTTACAAGCGAATCCAAACGCAGAATGGGACCCCGAGCTTCCATATACGTCCACCTACCGGTGCATGTGGGCTAGTTTTCCCAGACCTACAGCTTCGGGGGAAGGATATGAAACACAAAGCAAAGACAAGTCCATCATGTACCTTAGCGGCAAGGAACGCGCCTGGATATTCCTTTACGAGAAGCTACCAGAGCCGACCAAGGAGCGATCATTCTACACCGATGAAGACGTCCAAGCAATGGCCGGCAGATTTGCCGACTTCCACCTCGATGAAACTATGACCGTGAAGGACGTATTTGCTGAGAGAATGACAAGCGGCATGTCGGATCTGCAGGAGGGCATCTGCAACAACTGGGGCTGGGGCCGCATCGCACTCGCGGGAGATTCTATCCATAAGGCGTGCCCCAATGCTGGCTTAGGTTACCAAAACGGCATCCAAGACGTGGTGTCTCTGGTCAACCACTTGCGAGAGCTGGTGGCCTCTTCAGGGCCCTCGAAGCGTCCCGACGTTTCTTCTCTAGGAAACATGTACAAGAGCTACAAAAATGAGCGATGGGCACCTCTCAGTCGTGATGCGGCTGTCTCTGCGAGCGTTACACGAATTCACGCTTGGGCTAATATCTGGTACTATCTGGTAGCCCGCTTCCTCCTGGTGCCAAACTTTATGGACAATATCCATGCCAACTGGCTAGTAGGACCGGCTGCCAGTGCAGCTTTGGCTTTTAACTTTTTGGACGCAGAAGAGCCATTTTCCGGGCGTGTTGCCTGGGCGCATCCGTTGAAGAATGTGTTTTAA